The genomic interval GACAAACGCGTTGCCGGCGGGCTTTCGGTAAAAGAATTTACAAAAGGTGATCCAAATGTAGTTTTACCGCCAACAAATCCTGGAATGGCAATGTATATGGACAGTCCGGGTTTTCATATTGTGGCAAAAGGAAATTCGATAAAAGTTATTGTACCAGATTTTAGAATCAACAACAAAACCAATTTCAAATTCGATGCTGTAAGCTGTTACATGGAAGTTAGCACGGGCGCTGGCGGTTCTCACGATTCTGAGGGTTCTAAACCAATGCTTGGCGTTTACAAAGTATATACCGTTGCCAGCGGTAATCTTTCATTGCCTTATGCTGTAAAATAAAAAATTAATCTAAGTTTTAAACATCATGAAAATATCAAGCTTTTTAAAAATGATCGTAATTCCATATATAATTTTAACCAATATGACTATGAAAAGTTATGCCCAAACAGATTATGCTTCAGATCCGCATTTAACGCCAGCCGTAAAAGCCTTTTTAAAACCTTTAAATGCTGGTGGCGCACCGTTAGAATCTCTTCCAGTTCCAGATGCGCGTAATGTTTTGGTTGGTGCGCAAAATGCTTTTAAAGTAGATTTATCTGGAATTGAAGAATCGGAAAAAGAAATTACATCAGACGGTTACAAAATCAAACTTAATATAGTTCGTCCTGCGGGTGCAAAAGGTAAACTTCCTGTTTTTATGTTCATTCACGGCGGCGGCTGGGTTTTAGGCGATTATCCGACACATAAAAGAATGGTTCGCGATTTGACTGTTCTTACTGGCTATGTTGGCGTTTTTGTCAATTATTCTTTAGCGCCAGAAACAAAATATCCGCAGCCTGTAAATGAAGTGTACGCAGCAGCAAAATGGATTGCAGCGCACGGAAGCGAAATTAATGTTGATGGAAGTAAATTAGGAATTGTTGGAAATAGTGCTGGCGGAAACCTTGCTACAGCAAGCGCTCTGATGGCGAAAGAAAAAGGAACTCCTTTATACAAAGTTCAAATTCTTTTCTGGCCAGTAACCGATGCCAATTTTGAAACAGAATCGTATAAACAATATGGCAAACAACGCTTTTTAACCGATACTTTAATGCAATGGATGTGGAATCAATATGTTGATCCTTCAAAAAGAAAAGAAATCTATGCTTCGCCATTGCAAGCCAGTTTAGCACAACTAAAAGGTTTGCCACCAACTTTAATTCAAGTCGCTGAAAATGACATTTTAAGAGATGAAGGAGAAGCTTACGGACGTAAATTAAGCGATGCAGGAGTTGTTGTTACAACGGTCCGTTACAATGACGTAATTCACGATTTTGGTTTGTTAAATGGTCTGGCAGAAATTCCGCAAACGAAAGCTTTATTTCTTCAAGCTGCCGCAGAACTTAAAAAATATTTGAAGTAAATCATTGTGCAAAAAAAATCATAACAAACTAAAAATAAACACTTTACAAAATAAATCCGTAAATTTAATTTCAAATAATTGAAGTTATGCTAAAGCAAGAAAACACCGGATTAATTTTAATTGACGTTCAAGGAAAACTGGCTCAAATTGTAAACGAAAGCGAAAAATTAGCCTTAAATCTAGAAAAATTAATTCGTGGTTGTCAAATACTTTCAATTCCGATAATTTGGGCAGAGCAAAATCCGAAAGGACTTGGAGCAACGATTCCGCAATTAGATAGATTATTAGCTCATCAAAAACCAATTGAAAAATATAGTTTTAATGCATTTGCTAATGAAACTTTTCAGAAAGCGATTATTGATTCTGGTAAAACACAGTGGCTAATATGTGGCATAGAAGCACATATTTGTGTGTATCAAACTGCTATGGGATTTTTAGAACATAATTTTGAAGTAGAAATTGTGGCAGATTGCATTTCTTCAAGAACAAAAGAAAGTATTGATATTGCCGTGCAAAAACTTCAACATAAAGGAATAGGAATAACAACTCTTGAAATGTGTCTTTATGAACTTGTTAGAGACTCCAGACGAGAAATTTTTAAAGAAATTCTAACTTTAATCAAATAAAAAATCATGTCAAAATCAAAAAATATTGTGCTTATTCATGGAAACTTCGTCAACGACAATACGTGGGCAGAATGGAAACAGCATTATGAAAATAAGGGTTATACTGTTTACACGCCTGCAAACCCCGGACACGAAGGAAATCCTGCTGAATTGAGAACAAAAGTTCATCCAGATTTGACTAAAACCGGTTTTATAGATGTGGTAAATAATATTAGCAGATTAATAGATTCATTACCAGAAAAACCTTTAGTTATTGGTCATTCTATGGCTGGAATGGCTGCCTTAAAGTTAGTCGAATTAGGAAAAGCTGCCGCAGGAGTTAGTATTGATGGTGCACCTCCTAAAAACGTCTTTCCGCCATTTCAAACGTTAAAAACGGTATTGCCTGCTTTTGGTTTCTTCTCTTCCAAAAAATATTTTATGGGAAGTCGCGATTGGTATGATTATGCTTTTTTTAATACGATTCCAGAAACGCAGAGAAAAATTGCTTTTGAAAAGTATGCAGTCCCAGAAAGTTATAAAGTCAGTAGAGAATTGGTTTTAAATTCTTTTTCAAATATCAATTTCAAAAAGCCACATCAGCCCATTCTTTTTATCGGCGGCGGTAACGATCATATCTTTCCTCCCAACCTAACTCAAACAATTGCTAAAAAATATAGAGACAATGCTGGACGTGTAGATCTAAAAATATTTGACGGCAAAAGTCATTTTATTTGTGGAGAACCTGGATGGGAAAGTGTTGCGGACTATATTTTAAGTTGGTACGAAGCCTTATAAATTAAAAAAAATAATCCCGATAGTGCTAATCTAAATAGGTTAGCATTTTTTTTGAGCATATTCAACTGAAATTGATAAATTTGAACAAAGAAATACCTATATAAGGTTAAAATATTGTTGACTTTTAAATTAAAAAATAAAGAATGCTCGAAAACTTTCCTTTCTATTTAGCTATTATTTTAGTCATTTT from Flavobacterium sp. YJ01 carries:
- a CDS encoding alpha/beta hydrolase → MKISSFLKMIVIPYIILTNMTMKSYAQTDYASDPHLTPAVKAFLKPLNAGGAPLESLPVPDARNVLVGAQNAFKVDLSGIEESEKEITSDGYKIKLNIVRPAGAKGKLPVFMFIHGGGWVLGDYPTHKRMVRDLTVLTGYVGVFVNYSLAPETKYPQPVNEVYAAAKWIAAHGSEINVDGSKLGIVGNSAGGNLATASALMAKEKGTPLYKVQILFWPVTDANFETESYKQYGKQRFLTDTLMQWMWNQYVDPSKRKEIYASPLQASLAQLKGLPPTLIQVAENDILRDEGEAYGRKLSDAGVVVTTVRYNDVIHDFGLLNGLAEIPQTKALFLQAAAELKKYLK
- a CDS encoding hydrolase, which produces MLKQENTGLILIDVQGKLAQIVNESEKLALNLEKLIRGCQILSIPIIWAEQNPKGLGATIPQLDRLLAHQKPIEKYSFNAFANETFQKAIIDSGKTQWLICGIEAHICVYQTAMGFLEHNFEVEIVADCISSRTKESIDIAVQKLQHKGIGITTLEMCLYELVRDSRREIFKEILTLIK
- a CDS encoding alpha/beta hydrolase, with translation MSKSKNIVLIHGNFVNDNTWAEWKQHYENKGYTVYTPANPGHEGNPAELRTKVHPDLTKTGFIDVVNNISRLIDSLPEKPLVIGHSMAGMAALKLVELGKAAAGVSIDGAPPKNVFPPFQTLKTVLPAFGFFSSKKYFMGSRDWYDYAFFNTIPETQRKIAFEKYAVPESYKVSRELVLNSFSNINFKKPHQPILFIGGGNDHIFPPNLTQTIAKKYRDNAGRVDLKIFDGKSHFICGEPGWESVADYILSWYEAL